The Gemmatimonadaceae bacterium genome segment GCGGCTTCGTCAACATCATCACCAAATCGGGAACGAACAAATTTCGCGGCTCGCTCTACTACTTCGGGATGAATGACGCGCTCAACGCGCGACCACTGCTGACCACTCCCAATTACGCGCAGCGGCAAAACCAGTTCGGGGCGGTGATCGGCGGTCCGATCAAGAAGGACAGAACTTTCTTTTTCGGCAACTACGAAGGGCAGCGCCGCGCCGAATCCAATCGATTCTCCAGGGTTATCCTCGACAACCTCGGACCAGCGGACGGCAGCCAGCCCAACACGATCAACGAGGTCAAAAGGTTTTATCGTCTGACACCCGAGACGCCCGACCTCCTGCGCACAAACGACTACAACAGCGGCCTTGTTAGGCTGGATCACAGGCTCAACGCCAACAACAATCTTTCCGCCCGTTACAATCTTCTGGATTCGACCACCACGGGGTTTCTGGGCGGCGGCGGGCGCGCCTCGGCAGCCTCGACTACAGCAAGGAATAACTTCGTCCTCGACCAGTCCTTGGTGGCCAGCGAGACAGCCGTGTTAGGAGCCAACAAGGTCAATGAAGTCCGCGTCCAGTGGGCGCGGCGGAGCTTCGATTTTCCCTCCGTGCTCAAGGAGCCTGCCCTGGAGGTCTCCAATTTGCTCCTGACCGGGAAGAGCACCTCGGACGCGGACTTCTACCGCGAATCACGCCTGCAGATATCCGACAGCTTCAGCTACACCCGTGCGAGCCATGCCTTGAAGTTTGGAGCCGACTTTAGCAACCTCCGCGACACGACCGAGTGGGATCTTTTCTTCCCCGCGCGGGTGATTTTCGCGAACCTGGGCGGAGCCGGGCCGACTTTTTTCAACCATACTCCGGTGGTCTTCTGGTGGCCGATCCCCACCGGGACCACGCAGGGTGTGCCGACGCCCGTCCCCTTTACGCAAGCCGTTCCCGCGCCATACCAGGCCCTCCCCATCATAAGGTTTGATCACAATAGTTTTGGTTTTTTTGCTCAGGATGAGTGGAAAGCGACGCCCAAACTGGTGCTCACCTACGGGCTCCGCTACGACTTTGAAACCTACCCCGATGAGATCGTCCGGCGCGAGGACCTCAACAATGTTCAGCCGCGCGTGGGCCTGGCTTACGCGTTTAACCCGCGCACCGTGGTGCGCGCGGGATTCGGGATTTTCAGTGACCGCATCGCTTCGAGCGGCATCGGTCAGATGATCGGTCCCACCATTTTCAATGGCACTGGTTATTTGCCAAACTCTCAGGTCCTGTATCCGGGCATCCCGACCGTGCGAGGCCGGTTCATCAATCCCACGGTGCGCGGACCGGTCCTGGCGCCCCCTGCCACGCTCACCTTCACGACGACCGGGCAGGTGCCAGCGACGCCGACGGTCGGCGGCGTCATCAATCCGGGCCTCAACGCAAACCTCTCCGGAAACCTCCGCACCCCTTACGCCAAGCAAGCGAGCGTAGAGATTTCGCGTGAGATCGGCGGCGGTGTGGCCGTGTCTGCGAGCTACTTGTATGTCCACGCGCTCAAGCTTCTCGCACCCACAGGCATGCTCAACGGCGTGCAGACCGGGACACAACCCAGCGGTGAGCCCATCCTTGGGGCAAGAAGATTTCCAGAACTCGGCGACTTCTTTGTTTTCGACAATGGCGGATACTCCATTTTTAATGGCGGGAGCTTCGAGGTCCAGAAGCGCTTCGCTCACGGGCTCAGTTTTCACAGCAGCTATACTTACTCGAAGACCATCTCCAACACCGAGTCGGTGACTGCTGTCAACGACTTTCCCGAAAACCCCGACCGGAATTTGGAGCGCGCCCTCTCGCGCCAGCACGCGCGCCACCGCTACACTCTGGCCTTCCTCGGTCAAGTCCCGCAAAGCGTCCCCGTCTTGCGCGAGTTCAAGTTCAGCTCGATCCTGACGGCCCAGAGCGGCAGGTTCTTCACCGTTTTCGCCGGCTTGGACGCGAACGGCGACGGCAACCCGACCAGCGACCGCCCCGGCGGTTTGGGACGGAACTCGCTGGAAGGTCCCGGCAATGTCAGCCTCGACGTGCGCGTCGCGCGCGCGATAAATCTGAGCGAGCGCTGGAGCCTCGAATTGACTCTCGACGCTTTCAACCTGTTCAACCGCGTCAACGTCACTGACCTAAACACCCTTTACGGCGGGAACAGTCTCAGCGTCCCGCCGATTCCGGTTCTGGGGTTCGGCACGCCTCGCGATGTCTCCAACCCCCGGCAATTCCAGTACGGGCTCAGGTTGAAATTCTGAGGGGTCGAAAAAACGCAGCGCGATCTT includes the following:
- a CDS encoding TonB-dependent receptor gives rise to the protein DVGVGQAAVPRLTFGGQTELHTMILVDGADNIQTFTGLPRATPSQESAQEFRVLNSTYLAEYGRVLGGFVNIITKSGTNKFRGSLYYFGMNDALNARPLLTTPNYAQRQNQFGAVIGGPIKKDRTFFFGNYEGQRRAESNRFSRVILDNLGPADGSQPNTINEVKRFYRLTPETPDLLRTNDYNSGLVRLDHRLNANNNLSARYNLLDSTTTGFLGGGGRASAASTTARNNFVLDQSLVASETAVLGANKVNEVRVQWARRSFDFPSVLKEPALEVSNLLLTGKSTSDADFYRESRLQISDSFSYTRASHALKFGADFSNLRDTTEWDLFFPARVIFANLGGAGPTFFNHTPVVFWWPIPTGTTQGVPTPVPFTQAVPAPYQALPIIRFDHNSFGFFAQDEWKATPKLVLTYGLRYDFETYPDEIVRREDLNNVQPRVGLAYAFNPRTVVRAGFGIFSDRIASSGIGQMIGPTIFNGTGYLPNSQVLYPGIPTVRGRFINPTVRGPVLAPPATLTFTTTGQVPATPTVGGVINPGLNANLSGNLRTPYAKQASVEISREIGGGVAVSASYLYVHALKLLAPTGMLNGVQTGTQPSGEPILGARRFPELGDFFVFDNGGYSIFNGGSFEVQKRFAHGLSFHSSYTYSKTISNTESVTAVNDFPENPDRNLERALSRQHARHRYTLAFLGQVPQSVPVLREFKFSSILTAQSGRFFTVFAGLDANGDGNPTSDRPGGLGRNSLEGPGNVSLDVRVARAINLSERWSLELTLDAFNLFNRVNVTDLNTLYGGNSLSVPPIPVLGFGTPRDVSNPRQFQYGLRLKF